AGTTACTTGGTGCCCAGGATGGAATCCTTGGCGGCCTTGGAGACGCGGAATTTCACGACCTTCTTGGCCGGGATTTTGATCTCCTGGCCCGTCGCCGGATTGCGCCCCATGCGCGCCTTGCGGTTCACAAGGACCAGCTTGCCGACGCCGGGGAAGGTGAAGGTGTTCTTGGCGTTCTT
The nucleotide sequence above comes from Verrucomicrobiia bacterium. Encoded proteins:
- a CDS encoding HU family DNA-binding protein, with protein sequence MAKPLTKSQIAATLADHSGITKKQAVAVLDHLAALAYKNAKNTFTFPGVGKLVLVNRKARMGRNPATGQEIKIPAKKVVKFRVSKAAKDSILGTK